A region of Rhodamnia argentea isolate NSW1041297 chromosome 9, ASM2092103v1, whole genome shotgun sequence DNA encodes the following proteins:
- the LOC115756004 gene encoding cation/H(+) antiporter 4-like encodes MASRTDTSLNTRSSKKESWMFTLLHRKALPRNFTLAHHDAAREVSFDESLVLLAMSDCGSVYTNLNGVKLKVVSKNPYEVAKGAGGVGVMMRSTIMAGLGRCVAAQLLWSYARVLDGRGGMEGSSSMNSTLMEEEHCITLPPKINSHGLQVKGYWERGVFQFAMPQMQLQMVLIFAVSQAFHFILKRVGLPPFATQTLAGIMLGAVIGKNKDIKKFLFPNFGIDDSQAQEILDAVELFAYTMFLFLSGVKTDMGMLWKIGKKSWAIGVAASLVPLMVGGAALFALADFRRPDTKEIMLLTAIQSITVFPVVSCLLNDLKIQNSELGRLALSSSLVSNLLGLVLLFFPSLTRMKKEDAFKNVAMAAGFLLVIIFVVRPAMLWIIRQNPEGRPMRDGYLRAILAMLLLSSLASRYFGQSVLFGSICFGLVVPDGPPLGSAIVNKLDCFFVGLILPIYVTVTAAKVDLTALTGSFQDMKLELILVSLVFVSKFAACLVPPLICEMPVKDSLALALILCCKGVVELGIYRFLHEMEVLNEGRMGLALMAVLALASLMPILVKLLFNHSRKYAGYQKRNVVHLKPDSELPVLACIHRADQINPILDLVDAFYPTPEGPVGVYALHLIKLVGRAMPVFITHQLQKDGG; translated from the exons AGAAGTTTCATTTGACGAGTCTCTAGTACTTTTGGCTATGAGTGATTGTGGAAGTGTATATACAAATTTGAATGGTGTTAAGCTCAAG GTTGTGTCTAAGAATCCTTATGAAGTAGCTAAAGGTGCAGGTGGAGTTGGTGTTATGATGAGATCAACGATTATGGCTGGACTTGGAAGATGTGTGGCAGCTCAACTCCTGTGGAGCTATGCGAGA GTTCTG GACGGAAGAGGGGGCATGGAAGGAAGTTCGAGTATGAACTCGACGCTGATGGAAGAAGAGCATTGCATCACGCTCCCCCCGAAGATCAATTCGCATGGGCTACAGGTGAAGGGTTACTGGGAGCGCGGCGTGTTCCAGTTCGCGATGCCCCAGATGCAGCTCCAGATGGTGCTCATCTTCGCCGTCTCGCAAGCCTTCCATTTCATCCTGAAGCGCGTCGGCCTCCCTCCCTTCGCCACGCAGACCCTT GCGGGGATTATGCTCGGGGCGGTGATCGGTAAGAACAAGGACATCAAGAAGTTCCTGTTTCCGAACTTTGGGATAGACGATTCGCAGGCGCAGGAGATCCTGGACGCGGTGGAGCTTTTTGCGTACACGATGTTCTTGTTCCTGAGCGGGGTGAAGACGGACATGGGGATGCTATGGAAGATCGGGAAGAAGTCCTGGGCAATTGGGGTTGCCGCCTCCCTAGTGCCGCTAATGGTAGGCGGCGCGGCCCTCTTTGCCCTTGCCGACTTCCGCAGGCCCGATACTAAGGAGATCATGCTCCTGACTGCGATCCAGTCCATTACCGTCTTCCCTGTGGTCTCATGCCTCCTCAACGACCTCAAGATCCAGAACTCTGAGCTGGGCCGCCTCGCGTTGTCCTCATCCCTTGTGAGCAACCTCCTCGGCCTAGTGCTCCTGTTCTTTCCATCGCTCACGAGGATGAAAAAGGAGGACGCTTTCAAGAACGTGGCCATGGCCGCGGGTTTCCTCTTGGTGATCATCTTTGTAGTGCGGCCCGCAATGCTCTGGATTATCCGGCAGAACCCCGAGGGCAGGCCCATGAGAGATGGCTACCTCCGCGCGATCCTGGCCATGCTCCTTCTGTCCTCGCTAGCGTCCAGGTACTTTGGCCAGTCGGTTCTGTTCGGGTCCATCTGTTTCGGGCTGGTGGTGCCCGACGGTCCCCCGCTGGGGTCCGCGATAGTGAACAAGCTGGACTGCTTCTTCGTTGGCCTCATTCTCCCGATCTACGTGACGGTCACAGCCGCAAAGGTGGACCTGACAGCACTGACGGGCTCTTTCCAAGATATGAAGCTCGAGCTGATCCTTGTCTCCCTCGTGTTCGTGTCCAAGTTCGCGGCATGCCTCGTGCCCCCGCTAATCTGTGAGATGCCCGTCAAAGACTCGTTGGCCCTCGCCCTGATCCTGTGCTGCAAGGGGGTCGTCGAGCTAGGCATATATCGGTTCCTCCACGAGATGGAGGTCCTCAATGAGGGCCGGATGGGGCTCGCCCTGATGGCCGTGCTCGCTTTGGCGAGCCTCATGCCAATCTTGGTTAAGCTTCTATTCAACCACTCTAGGAAGTATGCGGGCTACCAGAAGCGCAATGTCGTTCACCTGAAGCCCGATTCGGAGCTCCCAGTCCTGGCCTGCATCCACCGGGCTGATCAGATCAACCCCATCCTAGACCTTGTCGATGCCTTTTACCCGACCCCGGAGGGGCCTGTTGGGGTCTACGCGCTCCACCTGATCAAGCTGGTGGGACGGGCCATGCCCGTCTTTATCACCCATCAGCTCCAAAAAGACGGTGGCTGA